The sequence CCTGCTCAGCGCCCGACTTGACGCGATCCCAGAAGGCGTCGCCGGGGCCCGAGTGGGTTACGACCGCATACGTGAATCCCTTGGATTCGCTGGCGGTGTCGTCGCCGCCGCCATTGTCGGTCTCCTGGCCGGTGCCGGAACAAGCGGTGAGGGCCAGGGTGGCTGCGGCGGCAAGTGCGATGCCGCTCCACAAGCGCTTCTTCATGTGATTTCCCTTTCGGTGAGGACGAATCGACGTCGAGTGCTCCTCGGGCGACGTCTCTGTCGTGGGTCGAGTGTGAATCACTGGAGTCTATTTGTCAATACATTCTGTCAAGAATGCTGGCACGTGCTAGTTTGAAGTGCTACAACACCCGAGAGATTGCTCGACGACGACGTCCCTCATCCGCGTCCTAGTCCTGGGCAGTCGCCTCGGTCAGGCACAGCGGTCCCGGTACGGCGATCGCGATCACCGAAGGGAGAGACGTGGCCTGCCCATTCACGCTTGCCGCCAATGCCGAGATGCTCTACGGGGAGCGCCCGTTCCTGGAGCGAGTAGACGCCATCCATCAAGCCGGCTTCCTCGTTGAGATCTGGGACTGGACGGCGAAGGACATTCCCGCCCTCGCCACGAGCGGAGCTCAGTTCTCGTCCATGACCGGATACATCAGCGGTGATCTGATCGACGTCGATGGGGTCGAGGCCCTACTCAGCTCTGCTCGTCGCTCCCTCGAGGTCGCAGCCGAGCTGGACTGCCCGCGGCTGAACGTACACGGCACCGGCCTTGATGACCGTGGACTGCCGGTGGCCCCGCGTTGGAGCACGTCGGGGAGCGATTGGCTCCGGGCTGTCGACAGTCTTCGCCGACTCGCCGAGCTGGGAGAGGAGGCGGGGCGCACTTTCACGCTCGAGAACCTCAATACACGCGTCGACCACCCGGGCACACCGTTCGCTCGCTCGGAGGAGACCGTCCAACTGGTCCAGGCAGTGAACAGCGCGGGCCTGCGGATGAACTTCGACCTGTACCACGCACAGATCGACGAGGGGAACCTCATCGAGCGGACACGTGAAGTGCTCCCCTGGGTGGGCGAGATCCAGGTTGCCGACAATCCGGGCCGCTTCGAGCCCGGCACTGGCGAGATCAACTACCGGAACGTGGCGAAGGCGCTCACAGGGGCCGGCTACGACGGCGTCGTCGCACTGGAGGCGTGGCCCTCGGGCGACTCCGATGTGGCACTGGAGCGCTTCCGCGACGCGTTTACCGTCGCTGGGTGACCTCGTCGATCAGCGGCACTAGCACGTGCCAGATCTTCGTGCTATTGTCAGGACAAAGGTAGGAGCCTTTACCGAAAGCGGCGTGAACCGCACCAGGGTGTCGATGTCGACGGTCCCCGTCGCCGGCGCCGGAGACAAGGAGACCTCAATGAGCCAGACCACCACGCAGGCGTCCAGGGTGGACGAGCGGTCGGGCACGGTACGGCTCGGGCTTATCGGCTCGGGCTGGATCGGCAAGTTCCACGCCGAGACCATCGCGCAGCGTATCCCCGGCGCCGTCTTGGAGGCCGTCGCAGATCCGCAGCCGGGCGCGGCCGAACGCGTCGCTTCGCCGCTGGGCGTTGCCAAGGCCTACCTCGACAGCGCCGACCTGCTCGCAGACACAGCGGTCGACGGCGTCGTGATCTCGTCGCCCGCATTCACGCACACTGACCTGGTGGTTGCGGCCGCGCGCGCTGGTAAAGCCGTCTTCGTAGAGAAGCCGATGGCGCTGACGCTCGAGGATGCCGACCGCGCCATCTCCGCGGCTGCCGAAGCTGGTCTCCCCCTACAGGTCGGCTTCAATCGCCGCTTCTCCACGGACTTCGCCGCCGCGCATGCGGTCGTCGAAGGCGGTGGCGTCGGTACACCCCAGCTGCTGCGCTCGCTGACCCGCGATCCGGGGCTTTCCAATCCCGGTGCCGTCAAGCCGTGGACGATCTTCCTGGAGACACTGATCCACGACTTCGACACACTCAATTGGCTCAACCCCGGCGCGCACGCCGTCGAGGTCTTCGCCAAGGCGGATGCGCTGGTCGCCCCCGAATTCAGAGAGGCGGGTCTGCTCGACACAGCGCTCGTCACCATCCGCTACGACAACGGCGCACTCGCGTCTGCCGAGGCGAACTTCTCGGCTGTCTACGGCTATGACGTCCGAGGTGAGGTCTTCGGTTCCGCCGGGATGGTCACCGCAGGCGATGTGCGCTCGACGAGCATGCGCCACTACTCCGCCGCGGGCCAGGAGACGACGACGACGCGCTTGAACATCGACCTGTTCCACCAGGCATACACGGATGAACTGGTTTCGTTCGTCGATGCCATCCGGACGGGAGCCGTATCCGGCGCGCGCGGCGAGGACGCCCGTGCCGCGCTTGCCATCGCCCTCGCCTGCATCACCTCTGTCGAGAAGAACCGGCCGGTGGCCCTCGAGGCCTGACCGATCTCGAGTAGGTCTGCGCGGGCGCTCATCGGCCGCGCAGGCCTACTTCGCGACGAGCGTCGTCTCGAAGCTGTACATGTCGGGCCGGTAGCAGTGGTGTCCGAACTCAACCGCTCGGCCAGCGCTGTCGAACGCGATCCGCTCCATTGTGAGGACGGCACCGCTCTTGTCGATGCCGAGCAGCTCGCTCTCGTCTCCGGTCGCACGTCGGGCGCCGATCTTCTGCTTCGCGATCTTGATGGTCACTCCGCGAGCGCGAAGGATCTGGTACAGGCCGCGAGACTCGAGCTGTTCAGTCGTGATGTCCGAGAACTCCCGCGGCAGATAGTTCTCGAGGACGGCCACGGGAACGCCATCGGTGCTGCGCTGACGGCGGACGAACACCACTTCGTCACCCTGAGCGACACCCAGCCCCGCTGCGACCGTGTCCGTTGCCGGCACGAGCTCGTGCGCAAGGACCCTGGTCCCAGGCTCGTGGTGGGCTGTCTGGAGGTCTTCGTAGAGACTTGTCAGCTCGACCTGGCGGGTCACCTGCCCCTGCACCACCTGGGTCCCGATCCCGCGGCGGCGCACCAGGAGGCCTTTGTCAACGAGCTCCTGAATCGCGCGCCTCACCGTGGGTCGAGACAGCCCGAGACGCTGGCCGATGGCTATCTCATTCTCAAGTCGCGCCCCCGGCGCGATTCGTCCCGAGCGAATGGCGTCTTCGAGCCGCGTGGACACCTGGAAGTAGAGCGGCACAGGACCCGTACGGTCCAGGTCGGCGAAGAGCTCGTGGGGCCACACTGTCTCGTCGTTCGCCATGGTGTTCCAATTGGATAGGGCTTATTGTCGGGACAATCTTACACAGTCACCGCTTTGTCATACGTATCGGCACGAGCGAAACGGTTGACGAGAATCACTCATGTGTTATTGTTAGGACATATGGCGCCACGCGTCAGAACCGACCGCACTTCCCGCAAGAGAGAGTTGTACAGCGGAGTATGACTGAGTCGCAGAAACCCTTCGACGTCCTGGCCATCGGCCGGCTCGGCGTGGACATCTATCCGCTGCAGTCCGGCGTGGGCCTGGAAGACGTGCAGACCTTTGGGAAATACCTCGGTGGCAGTGCCGCGAACGTCTCGGTTGCCGCAGCCCGGTACGGCCGCGACTCCTCGCTGCTTTCGCGAGTGGGAGACGACCCGTTTGGTCGCTACCTGCTTCGTGAACTCGACAACCTCGGAGTGGACAACCGCTACGTCAGCACGGATCCACACCTCCCTACCCCGGTCACCTTCTGCGAGATCTTTCCCCCTGACGACTTCCCGCTCTACTTCTACCGCGAGCCCATGGC comes from Microbacterium cremeum and encodes:
- a CDS encoding Gfo/Idh/MocA family oxidoreductase, with the translated sequence MSQTTTQASRVDERSGTVRLGLIGSGWIGKFHAETIAQRIPGAVLEAVADPQPGAAERVASPLGVAKAYLDSADLLADTAVDGVVISSPAFTHTDLVVAAARAGKAVFVEKPMALTLEDADRAISAAAEAGLPLQVGFNRRFSTDFAAAHAVVEGGGVGTPQLLRSLTRDPGLSNPGAVKPWTIFLETLIHDFDTLNWLNPGAHAVEVFAKADALVAPEFREAGLLDTALVTIRYDNGALASAEANFSAVYGYDVRGEVFGSAGMVTAGDVRSTSMRHYSAAGQETTTTRLNIDLFHQAYTDELVSFVDAIRTGAVSGARGEDARAALAIALACITSVEKNRPVALEA
- a CDS encoding GntR family transcriptional regulator, whose protein sequence is MANDETVWPHELFADLDRTGPVPLYFQVSTRLEDAIRSGRIAPGARLENEIAIGQRLGLSRPTVRRAIQELVDKGLLVRRRGIGTQVVQGQVTRQVELTSLYEDLQTAHHEPGTRVLAHELVPATDTVAAGLGVAQGDEVVFVRRQRSTDGVPVAVLENYLPREFSDITTEQLESRGLYQILRARGVTIKIAKQKIGARRATGDESELLGIDKSGAVLTMERIAFDSAGRAVEFGHHCYRPDMYSFETTLVAK
- a CDS encoding TIM barrel protein; its protein translation is MACPFTLAANAEMLYGERPFLERVDAIHQAGFLVEIWDWTAKDIPALATSGAQFSSMTGYISGDLIDVDGVEALLSSARRSLEVAAELDCPRLNVHGTGLDDRGLPVAPRWSTSGSDWLRAVDSLRRLAELGEEAGRTFTLENLNTRVDHPGTPFARSEETVQLVQAVNSAGLRMNFDLYHAQIDEGNLIERTREVLPWVGEIQVADNPGRFEPGTGEINYRNVAKALTGAGYDGVVALEAWPSGDSDVALERFRDAFTVAG